A window of Juglans regia cultivar Chandler chromosome 7, Walnut 2.0, whole genome shotgun sequence contains these coding sequences:
- the LOC109009072 gene encoding probable receptor-like protein kinase At5g59700 produces the protein MEFLPIEPIVVKNDDNKVNLNTGKQAITHDIVFTWFDILVYEFMENGTLRDHLYHSDDKSEKSTSRSELSWEQRVEICIGAAKGLHYLHTGPAGGIIHRDVKSTNILLDERYVAKVADFGLPKSGLPDPENFTMGVKGSFGYLDPEYLTTLQLTEKSDVYSFGVVLLEVLCARPAIIQSSRLDEMNLAEWGMLWQKKGQLENIIDPVLVGNIKPSSLRIFGDTAEKCLKVFSIERPTMHEVSYYLNYALRLQETGMPREPFEDSTTTTITSLELQFPIVLNFPVHEDDDAPIGGDDSFDIEVCEV, from the exons ATGGAGTTTCTTCCCATAGAG ccaattgttgtgaaaaacgatgacaataaagtaaatttaaacaCGGGAAAACAAGCAATCACACATGATATAGTATTTACATGGTTCGACATACTGGTTTACGAGTTCATGGAAAATGGGACTCTGAGAGATCACCTCTATCATTCAGATGACAAATCTGAGAAATCAACTTCACGGTCTGAATTGTCTTGGGAGCAAAGAGTAGAAATATGCATTGGTGCAGCAAAGGGCCTGCACTATCTACACACCGGTCCAGCTGGAGGAATCATTCACCGTGACGTTAAGTCAACAAACATTCTTCTCGATGAACGTTATGTGGCTAAAGTTGCCGACTTCGGCCTTCCAAAATCTGGCCTTCCTGATCCGGAAAACTTCACCATGGGTGTAAAGGGTAGCTTTGGTTATCTTGATCCAGAATACCTTACAACCCTACAGTTGACAGAGAAATCTGACGTATACTCCTTTGGAGTTGTACTTCTTGAAGTTCTCTGTGCTAGACCGGCTATCATACAGTCATCTCGGTTGGATGAGATGAACTTAGCAGAATGGGGGATGTTGTGGCAAAAGAAAGGCCAACTCGAGAATATTATTGATCCGGTGCTTGTTGGTAACATTAAGCCAAGTTCATTGAGAATATTTGGTGATACTGCAGAAAAGTGTTTGAAGGTATTTAGTATTGAGAGGCCGACTATGCATGAAGTGTCATATTACCTAAATTATGCACTGCGGCTTCAAGAAACTGGGATGCCCAGAGAGCCATTTGAGGACAGCACAACGACTACCATAACATCATTGGAATTGCAGTTTCCAATTGTGTTGAACTTTCCTGTtcatgaagatgatgatgcaCCCATTGGAGGGGATGATAGTTTTGATATAGAGGTTTGTGAAGTCTAA